The following coding sequences lie in one Drosophila sulfurigaster albostrigata strain 15112-1811.04 chromosome 2R, ASM2355843v2, whole genome shotgun sequence genomic window:
- the LOC133839705 gene encoding uncharacterized protein LOC133839705 has translation MQQSSRRLLQLLLATATIYSCLSPVACVYEDTILNFLDEFRMRMCHPIPSLGLPALDPLQLEHVDTAVNNQYLIDFTGSVDNFKLEGLSDFVVDPLRINIIPGVQTSTVNITFPYTFFKSLYTAKGSLAYILNLAGDGNAEAFIKDFNILITWRIRVSTSLAITALNIQLHLGDLKINFDNLMEEERINDFLHALINELGVELLGDAWDYGQGTVIEKAEALINSKIADIIKIVIGGGGGEGESTPIFEGVEPDCKLLKTVE, from the exons ATGCAGCAAAGCAGCCGCCGTCtacttcaactgctgctggccaCGGCCACAATATACAGTTGCCTCTCACCAGTCGCTTGCGTCTATGAGGACACGATCTTGAATTTTCTGGATGAATTTCGGATGCGCATGTGCCACCCAATTCCTAGTCTAGGCTTACCCGCATTGGATCCACTGCAGTTGGAACATGTCGATACGGCTGTTAACAATCAATACCTAATCGA CTTCACGGGTTCTGTTGACAATTTCAAGTTGGAAGGCTTATCTGATTTCGTGGTAGACCCGCTTAGAATTAATATAATTCCAGGAGTTCAAACGAGTACCGTCAATATTACGTTTCCATACACTTTCTTCAAATCATTGTATACGGCTAAAGGTTCTTTGGCGTACATTCTGAACTTGGCTGGGGATGGAAATGCAGA AGCCTTCATTAAGGATTTTAATATCCTTATTACTTGGAGAATTCGAGTTTCCACATCATTAGCAATCACAGCCCTAAATATCCAATTGCATTTGGGCGATTTGAAAATTAACTTTGACAATCTTATGGAGGAGGAGCGTATTAATGATTTCCTTCATGCCTTGATTAACGAATTGGGTGTGGAACTACTGGGCGACGCTTGGGACTATGGACAGGGCACCGTGATTGAAAAAGCAGAAGCG CTCATAAATAGCAAAATTGCTGATATTATCAAAATCGTTATtggtggcggtggtggagAAGGCGAAAGTACGCCCATTTTTGAGGGTGTCGAGCCGGATTGCAAGCTCTTAAAAACCGTTGAATAA
- the LOC133839707 gene encoding small ribosomal subunit protein uS10m, with protein MMQLVKALRQVQPSRLYSIAAAVPTTTTTSPTVAAPAEPDQLYSKLEIELRGVDPAVLKSYTWFATTAAEHLNIELGKCWSPRKAHHERMTLLKSVHIYKKHRVQYEIRTHFRYMNFHKLTGSTLDTFLEYIERNLPEGVALQATKTELQQIPEHLRQPPEQV; from the exons atgatGCAG CTAGTAAAAGCTTTGCGGCAGGTGCAGCCCTCCAGACTATACTCGATAGCAGCAGCGGTgccaacaaccacaacaacatcgcCCACCGTCGCAGCCCCAGCTGAGCCTGATCAACTTTACAGCAAGCTAGAAATTGAGCTACGTGGTGTTGATCCAGCTGTGCTTAAGAGTTACACCTGGTTTGCCACAACAGCTGCCGAGcatttgaatattgaattgGGCAAGTG TTGGTCACCCCGAAAGGCACATCATGAACGCATGACTTTGCTGAAGTCGGTGCACATCTATAAGAAGCATCGTGTACAATACGAGATTCGTACACATTTCCGTTACATGAACTTCCACAAGTTGACTGGCTCCACGTTGGACACATTTTTAGAGTACATCGAACGCAATCTGCCCGAGGGTGTGGCACTGCAAGCAACCAAAACAGAGCTACAACAGATACCTGAACACTTGCGGCAACCGCCAGAGCAGGTCTAA
- the LOC133839703 gene encoding protein arginine N-methyltransferase 1 encodes METPNLQKNDESITDPSSDEEAYDDIDDDEEMGEDEGEPTTCLFCSNVLPTIETAIEHLSKDHKVDLLQLKKKFEMDQYAFIKLINYTRANKLSAEQLLLTEQPLWNDEKYLKPLEYEPWLCYDYDALKNGETTTGEAAESVPELRRRLAEQAQLLQQASEDMERMRNDYKTLLQQEKGEKMASAAGCDNEVVRNTPKFDKEYFNSYSHFGIHHEMLSDTVRTSSYRKALLDNAKYLSGKSVLDVGCGTGILSIFASQAGAANVVGIDNSEIVYTAMDIVRKNNVKNVKLVKGMLEDTELPEAKYDVIISEWMGYFLLYEAMLDSIIYARQHHLKPNGTILPNRCTLHLLAINEELHAQHVEFWSNVYDVDMSDLRKRSIEEPLMEVVNPDHILTESEQIANFDMMTADLNYPNFSYEFSLKCTKSGKLGAFVGYFDTLFELENKVEFSTSPRHTPTHWKQTVFFIDQLQNVKEGDVIKGKIKSRRHQGDVRALRVDIEAFGKHHKYTVD; translated from the exons ATGGAAACCCCAAATCTACAAA AGAACGACGAGTCTATCACAGATCCCAGTTCCGATGAGGAGGCATATGATGACATCGACGATGATGAGGAAATGGGTGAGGACGAAGGCGAACCAACGACCTGTTTGTTTTGCAGCAACGTTTTGCCGACTATTGAAACAGCCATCGAACATTTGAGCAAGGACCACAAAGTGGATTTATTGCAGCTCAAAAAGAAATTCGAGATGGATCAGTATGCATTTATTAAGCTGATTAATTACACGCGTGCCAACAAACTGAGTGCAGAGCAACTTCTCTTAACGGAGCAGCCATTGTGGAATGATGAAAAGTATCTCAAGCCCTTGGAGTACGAACCCTGGCTGTGCTATGACTACGATGCACTAAAGAACGGCGAGACTACTACAGGTGAGGCAGCTGAGAGCGTGCCTGAGTTGAGGCGACGTCTGGCTGAGCAAGCCCAGTTACTGCAGCAGGCCAGCGAGGATATGGAACGAATGCGCAACGATTACAAGACGCTACTGCAACAGGAAAAGGGCGAGAAGATGGCATCAGCAGCAGGATGTGACAATGAAGTGGTGCGCAATACTCCCAAGTTTGataaagaatatttcaatagCTATTCCCATTTTGGTATTCACCACGAGATGCTCAGCGATACG GTCCGCACCAGCAGTTATCGCAAAGCGTTGCTGGACAACGCAAAGTATTTGAGTGGAAAATCTGTGCTTGACGTGGGATGCGGCACTGGTATCCTCTCCATATTTGCATCGCAAGCAGGTGCCGCCAACGTTGTGGGCATTGACAACTCCGAGATTGTCTACACGGCCATGGACATAGTCAG GAAAAACAATGTGAAAAACGTAAAGCTAGTGAAGGGCATGCTGGAGGATACTGAATTGCCGGAAGCCAAGTACGACGTCATCATATCCGAGTGGATGGGCTATTTCCTGCTCTACGAGGCTATGTTGGATTCTATCATTTATGCTCGTCAGCATCATCTAAAGCCCAATGGCACAATTTTGCCAAATCGTTGCACATTGCATCTACTGGCCATCAACGAGGAGTTGCATGCTCAGCACGTTGAATTTTGGTCAAATGTATACGATGTGGATATGAGTGATCTGCGCAAACGCAGCATTGAAGAACCATTGATGGAGGTTGTGAATCCCGATCACATTCTCACTGAGAGCGAGCAAATCGCCAACTTTGACATGATGACGGCTGATTTAAACTATCCAAATTTTTCTTATGAGTTTAGCTTAAAGTGCACGAAGTCTGGTAAATTGGGCGCTTTTGTCGGCTACTTTGACACTTTGTTTGAACTGGAGAACAAAGTGGAGTTCAGCACATCGCCCAGACATACGCCCACCCACTGGAAGCAAACAGTGTTCTTTATCGACCAGCTACAAAACGTGAAAGAGGGCGATGTGATCAAGGGCAAGATTAAGTCGCGACGTCATCAAGGCGATGTGCGAGCGTTGCGTGTGGATATTGAAGCGTTCGGCAAACATCACAAATACACAGTGGATTAA
- the LOC133839704 gene encoding chromatin assembly factor 1 p55 subunit isoform X1, giving the protein MVDRSDNAAESFDDAVEERVINEEYKIWKKNTPFLYDLVMTHALEWPSLTAQWLPDVTKQDGKDYSVHRLILGTHTSDEQNHLLIASVQLPSEDAQFDGSHYDNEKGEFGGFGSVCGKIEIEIKINHEGEVNRARYMPQNACVIATKTPSSDVLVFDYTKHPSKPEPSGECQPDLRLRGHQKEGYGLSWNPNLNGYLLSASDDHTICLWDINATPKEHRVIDAKNIFTGHTAVVEDVAWHLLHESLFGSVADDQKLMIWDTRNNNTSKPSHTVDAHTAEVNCLSFNPYSEFILATGSADKTVALWDLRNLKLKLHSFESHKDEIFQVQWSPHNETILASSGTDRRLHVWDLSKIGEEQSSEDAEDGPPELLFIHGGHTAKISDFSWNPNEPWIICSVSEDNIMQVWQMAENVYNDEEPEIPASDLETNTA; this is encoded by the exons ATGGTGGATCGCAGTGATAATG CAGCGGAATCCTTTGACGATGCAGTCGAAGAGCGTGTGATCAACGAAGAGTACAAGATATGGAAGAAGAACACCCCATTTCTATACGATCTGGTCATGACGCACGCCCTAGAATGGCCCTCGTTGACGGCCCAATGGCTGCCCGATGTGACGAAGCAGGATGGCAAGGATTACTCAGTGCATCGCCTCATATTGGGCACACACACTTCGGATGAACAGAATCATTTGCTCATTGCCAGCGTTCAGCTACCCAGCGAAGATGCCCAGTTCGATGGTTCACACTATGACAATGAAAAGGGTGAATTTGGTGGCTTTGGATCGGTGTGCggtaaaattgaaattgagatCAAGATCAATCACGAAGGAGAGGTGAATCGTGCACGCTACATGCCGCAAAATGCCTGCGTAATTGCCACCAAGACCCCATCGAGCGATGTGCTTGTCTTCGATTACACAAAGCATCCCAGCAAACCGGAGCCATCCGGTGAATGCCAACCCGACTTACGATTGCGAGGACATCAAAAGGAAGGCTACGGTCTGTCCTGGAATCCCAATTTGAATG GTTATTTGCTCTCGGCATCGGACGATCACACCATCTGCTTGTGGGACATTAATGCCACACCGAAAGAGCATCGCGTAATTGACGCCAAGAATATATTCACTGGTCATACCGCTGTTGTTGAGGACGTCGCATGGCATTTACTGCACGAATCACTTTTTGGCTCAGTGGCCGACGATCAGAAACTTATGATTTGGGATAccagaaacaacaacacctCCAAGCCATCGCATACCGTCGATGCGCATACTGCTGAAGTCAATTGTTTGAGCTTTAATCCATACTCGGAGTTTATATTGGCCACGGGATCGGCGGACAAAACGGTTGCCCTCTGGGATTTGCGTAATCTCAAACTGAAACTACATTCCTTCGAGTCGCACAAGGATGAAATTTTCCAGGTGCAATGGTCGCCGCATAATGAGACAATTTTGGCTTCGTCTGGCACTGATCGTCGTCTGCACGTCTGGGATTTGTCGAAAATTGGCGAGGAGCAGAGCTCCGAGGATGCCGAAGATGGCCCGCCAGAGCTGCTGTTCATCCACGGTGGTCATACGGCCAAAATCAGCGATTTCTCGTGGAATCCAAATGAACCCTGGATTATTTGCAGTGTTTCCGAAGATAATATTATGCAAGTGTGGCAAATGGCCGAGAATGTTTACAACGATGAGGAGCCCGAGATACCCGCCTCTGATCTGGAAACCAATACCGcttaa
- the LOC133839704 gene encoding chromatin assembly factor 1 p55 subunit isoform X2 yields MVDRSDNAESFDDAVEERVINEEYKIWKKNTPFLYDLVMTHALEWPSLTAQWLPDVTKQDGKDYSVHRLILGTHTSDEQNHLLIASVQLPSEDAQFDGSHYDNEKGEFGGFGSVCGKIEIEIKINHEGEVNRARYMPQNACVIATKTPSSDVLVFDYTKHPSKPEPSGECQPDLRLRGHQKEGYGLSWNPNLNGYLLSASDDHTICLWDINATPKEHRVIDAKNIFTGHTAVVEDVAWHLLHESLFGSVADDQKLMIWDTRNNNTSKPSHTVDAHTAEVNCLSFNPYSEFILATGSADKTVALWDLRNLKLKLHSFESHKDEIFQVQWSPHNETILASSGTDRRLHVWDLSKIGEEQSSEDAEDGPPELLFIHGGHTAKISDFSWNPNEPWIICSVSEDNIMQVWQMAENVYNDEEPEIPASDLETNTA; encoded by the exons ATGGTGGATCGCAGTGATAATG CGGAATCCTTTGACGATGCAGTCGAAGAGCGTGTGATCAACGAAGAGTACAAGATATGGAAGAAGAACACCCCATTTCTATACGATCTGGTCATGACGCACGCCCTAGAATGGCCCTCGTTGACGGCCCAATGGCTGCCCGATGTGACGAAGCAGGATGGCAAGGATTACTCAGTGCATCGCCTCATATTGGGCACACACACTTCGGATGAACAGAATCATTTGCTCATTGCCAGCGTTCAGCTACCCAGCGAAGATGCCCAGTTCGATGGTTCACACTATGACAATGAAAAGGGTGAATTTGGTGGCTTTGGATCGGTGTGCggtaaaattgaaattgagatCAAGATCAATCACGAAGGAGAGGTGAATCGTGCACGCTACATGCCGCAAAATGCCTGCGTAATTGCCACCAAGACCCCATCGAGCGATGTGCTTGTCTTCGATTACACAAAGCATCCCAGCAAACCGGAGCCATCCGGTGAATGCCAACCCGACTTACGATTGCGAGGACATCAAAAGGAAGGCTACGGTCTGTCCTGGAATCCCAATTTGAATG GTTATTTGCTCTCGGCATCGGACGATCACACCATCTGCTTGTGGGACATTAATGCCACACCGAAAGAGCATCGCGTAATTGACGCCAAGAATATATTCACTGGTCATACCGCTGTTGTTGAGGACGTCGCATGGCATTTACTGCACGAATCACTTTTTGGCTCAGTGGCCGACGATCAGAAACTTATGATTTGGGATAccagaaacaacaacacctCCAAGCCATCGCATACCGTCGATGCGCATACTGCTGAAGTCAATTGTTTGAGCTTTAATCCATACTCGGAGTTTATATTGGCCACGGGATCGGCGGACAAAACGGTTGCCCTCTGGGATTTGCGTAATCTCAAACTGAAACTACATTCCTTCGAGTCGCACAAGGATGAAATTTTCCAGGTGCAATGGTCGCCGCATAATGAGACAATTTTGGCTTCGTCTGGCACTGATCGTCGTCTGCACGTCTGGGATTTGTCGAAAATTGGCGAGGAGCAGAGCTCCGAGGATGCCGAAGATGGCCCGCCAGAGCTGCTGTTCATCCACGGTGGTCATACGGCCAAAATCAGCGATTTCTCGTGGAATCCAAATGAACCCTGGATTATTTGCAGTGTTTCCGAAGATAATATTATGCAAGTGTGGCAAATGGCCGAGAATGTTTACAACGATGAGGAGCCCGAGATACCCGCCTCTGATCTGGAAACCAATACCGcttaa
- the LOC133839708 gene encoding uncharacterized protein LOC133839708, translating into MHVHETETHKDKPDNDHVEDAQASAYLDNLLKNGSQEGDSGAELELPPWYDEQLFKRGQQYFSKYRFVMTSGMLAGLIAVLAIPSILRVLMCTKQSSTCFTAYRRYVRTIMHTQTWHFSPIEDRSSKFWTSMATVRRAHSRSSKLSTRCGAGVISQKDLALTQFGFIGFITLGAHRIQLYDQDFLEATTHVWRVLGYLLGIKDEYNICGGNWEESKKRLDIVMRKVYTPALSNTNEDFYRMTKALINGLWHINAMFSVGANIYFTKRLAYVKGYEYYSFDYRADEKPDPQQKSYYYDLNLWDRFIVSYGLFIVTFLHKYDLIRCYFNFRVWLVDFFMHYLPFFAIWNFGIKSAYVRIFRSEGNAIEIEVNSKEE; encoded by the exons ATGCACGTACACGAAACCGAAACACATAAAGATAAACCAGATAATGACCATGTTGAAGATGCCCAAGCTTCGGCTTATTTGGACAACCTATTGAAGAACGGCAGCCAAGAGGGCGACAGTGGAGCTGAGTTGGAGCTACCGCCATGGTACGATGAGCAGCTGTTCAAGCG AGGCCAGCAGTACTTCAGCAAGTATCGGTTTGTGATGACCTCGGGCATGTTGGCCGGCTTAATTGCAGTTCTTGCCATACCCTCGATTCTGCGAGTTTTAATGTGCACGAAGCAATCGTCCACTTGCTTTACAGCTTATCGCCGCTATGTCCGCACTATCATGCACACTCAGACATGGCATTTCTCCCCGATTGAGGACAGGAGCAGCAAGTTCTGGACGAGTATGGCAACAGTGCGAAGGGCTCATTCGCGTTCCAGTAAATTGAGTACACGCTGTGGAGCTGGTGTCATATCACAGAAGGATTTGGCGTTGACCCAGTTTGGTTTCATTGGCTTCATAACATTGGGCGCACATCGCATACAATTGTACGATCAGGATTTTCTGGAGGCTACTACGCATGTTTGGCGAGTATTGGGATATTTGCTGGGCATCAAAGATGAATACAATATTTGCGGTGGGAATTGGGAGGAATCGAAAAAGCGCTTGGATATCGTGATGCGCAAAGTCTATACGCCAGCATTATCAAACACGAATGAGGATTTTTATCGCATGACTAAAGCACTTATTAACGGTCTGTGGCACATTAATGCAATGTTTTCGGTTGGtgcgaatatatattttacgaaGCGCTTGGCTTACGTTAAGGGCTACGAGTATTACAGTTTTGATTATCGTGCCGATGAAAAACCAGATCCACAGCAAAAGTCATACTATTACGACCTTAATTTATGGGATCGTTTCATCGTAAGTTACGGGTTATTCATTGTAACGTTTTTACACAAATACGACCTTATTCGCTGCTACTTCAATTTTCGAGTGTGGCtagttgatttttttatgcattACTTGcctttttttgccatttggaACTTTGGCATCAAATCGGCCTATGTACGGATCTTTAGGTCGGAAGGAAATGCAATCGAAATTGAAGTGAATTCTAAGGAAGAGTAG
- the LOC133838323 gene encoding DNA-directed RNA polymerase II subunit RPB7, translated as MFYHISLEHEILLHPRYFGPQLLETVKQKLYSEVEGTCTGKYGFVIAVTTIDQIGSGVIQPGQGFVVYPVKYKAIVFRPFKGEVLDAVVKQINKVGMFAEIGPLSCFISHHSIPADMQFCPNGNPPCYKSKDEDVVISGEDKIRLKIVGTRVDATGIFAIGTLMDDYLGLVCN; from the exons ATGTTTTATCAC ATTTCACTTGAGCACGAGATTTTACTGCATCCGCGTTACTTCGGCCCTCAACTGCTGGAGACAGTGAAGCAGAAACTTTATTCGGAGGTGGAGGGCACATGTACCGGCAAATACGGTTTTGTGATAGCTGTGACAACGATAGATCAAATCGGATCTGGTGTAATACAGCCTGGTCAAGGCTTTGTGGTATACCCGGTAAAATACAAGGCTATAGTCTTTCGGCCTTTCAAGGGGGAAGTGTTGGACGCTGTGGTTAAACAGATAAACAAAGTTGGCATGTTTGCCGAAATTGGACCGTTATCTTGCTTCATATCTCATCAT TCTATTCCAGCGGATATGCAATTTTGTCCCAATGGCAATCCACCCTGTTACAAGTCCAAGGACGAAGATGTGGTTATCTCCGGCGAAGACAAAATTCGGCTTAAGATTGTTGGTACTCGAGTGGACGCAACTGGCATT TTTGCCATTGGAACTTTAATGGATGATTACTTGGGATTGGTCTGTAATTAG
- the LOC133838320 gene encoding LOW QUALITY PROTEIN: small G protein signaling modulator 3 homolog (The sequence of the model RefSeq protein was modified relative to this genomic sequence to represent the inferred CDS: deleted 2 bases in 1 codon): MDMARSIFGRDHEGYVGREEHTRKLQTLSSEDDIGELPPMMEELSVADGLRPNPGGPFSALTPSMWPQEILAKLGGESEMAAAGPNDQPDYRFDEFGFRVEEEDGPEQSSNKLLSIPFMEDPQQRLQWIAHLEFAHNKEANELSWEHVELLLQRTEKLRKMVQNGIPHSLRPQMWMRLSGALSKKPKSETSYQDIVKASSNDQLMTSKQIEKDLLRILPTNACFSHPNGTGIPRLRRILRGIAWLFPDIGYCQGTGVIVACLLLFMEEENAFWMMVTIVEDLLPASYYSSTLLGIQADQRVMQTLIANYLASVDESLKRHDIDLSLITLHWFLTLFANVVHMKILVRIWDWFFYEGSIVLFQLTLGMLKVKEQDLKHLENSAQIFNSLSMCCEVDDVEVLFHQALEVGGSLSQTVIDTHRRRHLAYLMADQGHQIGNPEAAANLPKQQLARRQVRKSKSILEAFLFRSDPEAEQLKNKNIRQTEILVDLREAILKVGRHFITIEPKLAGHIQLTANYSSESHAKDHENFINVARTRKRRAKALHDFERHDDDELGFRRNDIITIISQKDEHCWVGELNGLRGWFPAKFVQLLDERSKLYTSAGDDAISETVTDLVRGTLAPAIKAFLEHGMKRPTFLGGPIHPWLFIEEVSSLEVEKDFKSVYSRLVLCKTYRLDEDGKVLTPEELLYRCVQAINQTHDNAHAQMDVKLRSLICLGLNEQVLHLWLEVLCACQEVVQKWYHSWSFIDSPGWVQIKCELRILSQFAFNLNPDWELPPKRGKESQPLKDGVRDMLVKHHLFSWDL, translated from the exons ATGGATATGGCGAGAAGCATTTTTGGCCGCGACCACGAGGGTTACGTGGGTCGTGAAGAACATACG CGCAAACTACAGACCTTGAGTTCCGAAGACGATATTGGTGAACTACCGCCCATGATGGAGGAACTCAGCGTTGCCGATGGCTTGCGACCGAATCCTGGCGGTCCTTTCTCGGCATTGACGCCCTCTATGTGGCCACAAGAGATTTTGGCTAAGTTGGGTGGTGAGTCAGAAATGGCAGCAGCGGGACCCAACGATCAGCCCGATTATCGCTTCGATGAATTCGGTTTTCGCGTGGAGGAGGAAGATGGACCCGAACAGAGCTCCAATAAATTGCTCAGCATTCCCTTCATGGAGGATCCACAACAGCGATTGCAATGGATAGCACACTTGGAGTTCGCGCACAACAAAGAGGCAAACGAACTCAGTTGGGAGCACGttgaactgctgctgcagcgcaCTGAGAAGCTGCGCAAAATGGTACAGAATGGCATACCACACAGTCTGCGTCCACAAATGTGGATGCGTCTGTCTGGAGCGCTCtcgaaaaaaccaaaaagtgaAACTAGCTACCAAGACATTGTTAAAG CTTCCAGCAACGATCAGTTGATGACATCCAAGCAAATCGAAAAGGATCTGTTGCGCATCTTGCCCACAAATGCATGCTTCAGCCATCCAAATGGCACTGGCATTCCACGACTGCGTCGCATTTTACGCGGCATTGCGTGGCTCTTCCCCGACATTGGCTATTGCCAAGGCACAGGTGTCATTGTCGCGTGCCTGTTGCTCTTCATGGAGGAAGAGAATGCCTTCTGGATGATGGTCACTATTGTGGAGGATCTGTTGCCAGCCTCATACTACAGCTCAACATTGCTTGGCATTCAGGCCGATCAGCGTGTAATGCAAACGCTGATAGCCAACTATTTGGCCAGCGTGGATGAATCGCTCAAGAGGCACGACATTGATTTGTCGCTAATAACACTGCATTGGTTTCTCACCCTGTTCGCCAATGTGGTACATATGAAGATCCTCGTGCGCATTTGGGATTGGTTCTTCTACGAGGGATCTATAGTGCTGTTCCAGCTAACGCTTGGCATGTTGAAAGTTAAGGAACAGGACCTGAAGCACTTGGAGAATTCGGCGCAAATATTCAATTCCCTATCCATGTGCTGTGAAGTGGACGATGTTGAGGTGCTCTTCCACCAAGCACTGGAAGTGGGCGGCTCCTTGAGCCAAACTGTCATCGACACGCATCGACGTCGCCACTTGGCCTATTTGATGGCTGATCAGGGACATCAAATTGGCAATCCGGAGGCAGCAGCCAATCTGCCAAAACAGCAGCTGGCACGACGTCAAGTACGCAAAAGTAAATCCATACTGGAGGCATTCTTGTTTCGCAGTGATCCCGAGGCGGAACAGCTAAAGAACAAGAACATTCGTCAGACCGAAATACTTGTGGATTTACGTGAGGCCATACTAAAGGTTGGTCGTCATTTTATTACCATAGAGCCAAAATTGGCTGGACACATTCAACTAACAGCCAACTACAGCAGCGAATCTCATGCCAAGGATCACGAGAACTTCATTAATGTGGCACGAACGCGCAAACGACGTGCCAAAGCACTGCACGACTTTGAGCGGCATGATGATGACGAACTGGGCTTCAGGCGCAACGATATCATTACCATCATTAGCCAAAAGGATGAGCATTGCTGGGTGGGTGAGCTGAACGGTTTGCGGGGCTGGTTTCCTGCAAAGTTTGTACAGTTGCTGGACGAGCGCAGCAAACTGTATACGTCGGCTGGAGATGACGCGATATCGGAAACGGTCACAGATCTCGTACGTGGCACACTAGCGCCAGCAATTAAAGCCTTCCTTGAGCATGGCATGAAACGACCAACATTCCTAGGCGGACCCATACATCCGTGGCTATTTATTGAAGAGGTTTCCTCGCTGGAGGTGGAAAAGGACTTCAAGTCGGTGTATAGTCGATTAGTGCTGTGTAAAACTTATCGCCTCGATGAGGATGGCAAGGTGTTGACGCCGGAGGAGCTGCTGTATCGCTGCGTGCAAGCCATCAATCAAACACACGACAATGCGCATGCCCAAATGGATGTAAAGCTGCGTTCGCTTATCTGCCTGGGCCTTAACGAACAGGTGCTGCATCTGTGGCTCGAAGTGCTCTGCGCCTGCCAGGAAGTGGTCCAGAAGTGGTATCACAGCTGGAGCTTCATTGATTCACCTGGCTGGGTGCAAATCAAGTGCGAATTGCGCATA CTCTCACAGTTTGCCTTCAATTTGAATCCGGACTGGGAGTTGCCACCTAAACGCGGCAAGGAATCCCAACCATTGAAGGATGGTGTACGCGACATGCTGGTGAAGCATCATTTGTTCTCCTGGGACCTATGA